In Isosphaera pallida ATCC 43644, the sequence TCAACGACCTAGACGGCTTCCTCGCCAAACTCGCGGGAGTCACCTCAGCCCTCCAAATCGCCTTCGACAGCACCCTGCTGGCGCTCTTTCTAAGTGCGCCCTTGATGTTCGTCTTGACGTTGATCCAACGACGCTCGGAGGAAAACCTCGCTCGGATCGACCAGTGGATCGTGGAGAACGCCCTGCCGCGTCTGAGTGGCGACGATGCCTGGGCGGGTCTCTCCGAGGGTCTGGCCCGATTGGAACGCGCGATCGAGCGGCAATCGCACGCCACCCGCGCCACACTGGAGGCGCTGGGCGGCGGCCTCGCCCCGCAAACCGAACGCCTGGCCGACGCGGTGGCCCGTCTCGGGCTGGGTCTGGAACGATTCGAAAGCGCCGCGCAGCAACTCGCCGCCCTTCAAGACGACCTCCATGCAATCGCCGGACTCGTTCATCAACACCTGGCGATTCAACGGAACGACCATGCTGCTCAAATCGACGCCCTGACGCGGCTGCGCCACGCCACCGAGCGTACCGCCCAGGGTGTCGAAGCGCTGGCCGGGTCGCTCGCCGAATCGTTCGCCGAATCGACCCTCTCGGCCCAACGTCAGCTCGAAACCACTTTGGCTGGTCTACGCGACACCCTTGAAATGCTGCATGTTAGCATAGATCAGGGACATGTCCTGTATCGCTCGATCGTGAAGAAGATGACTCCCGCGCATCTGGTCAGCACGCCGGGACGCGAGGACGCCGCTTAACCAAACCAAGCGAAAGCAAGCACTTCCTCGACAGTTTTCGACCTGGTTGGAATCGGTTCACGTTCGGCACGAGGACCCGCGCGATGCGACACGGACGACGCGGACGATCGGGAGGCAGCTTCGAATACCCCAGTTCGGGCGAGGATTCGTTCGTGGCGGTGGTGGTGACCAAACTCACCGGCGCGCTGCTGTTCATCCTCATTCTCGTTATGGGCATCATGGCGCTGATTCCCCGCGCCCGGTTCGAGAGCGCCTCCCCACCCATCGATGCGGCTCGGACGGTTCCCCTCGCGGTGGCCACCCGCGACCCGCTGCCCGAGGCGATCGCGGGCCGTCCCTATCGGCTCACCCTCGCACATCGCGGCGGCGTGGGCGGCGCGACGGTCTGGGAACTTGTCGGTCCCCTGCCCGAAGGTCTGAGCTTCGACGCTTCGACCGCTACGATCGTCGGTACCCCAACAACCGCCACCGAGACCCCTGCCCCGCTGATGCTTACCGTCGCGGACGCCCAGGAGTCCGCGCAGGCGTGGGTGAGTCTGAGCGTTCTCAAAGCCGAATCGGCCTCCGTGTGGACTAAGCTGCCCCCGCCCAAGCGACCACCCGCCCCCCTGACCGCCTGGCTAGAACATGGCTTCGGCTTCCTTTTGATCGTTTTGATCACCGCCCTCGGATGGAACCTCCTGCGCAACCTGGAGCAATGGCGGTTGTCCCGCGACGACGCCCTCGACCTCGACCTCGACCGTCTCGCCACCCGCTACCGCCGCTTGCGGTTAATCGTGGCCGCCTTCGGCCTGACCACTGCCGCCGCGCTCGCCGGTTGGCTCATGCTCGGCTGAACTCACCTCCCTGAGAGTCACCGCCCAAGGGCGACCCTTGCCCCCAATCACAAGGCGAAGGGTGGTCCCATTTGGATGAACTCGCGCTGGTGGTGAACACGTTCGAATCAATGTGATTGCATCAATACGCATCCGCCGAGATCACCTCGCCGCCAGCGACGGTTCCCAGCGCGCGCCAGGTTTCGCCGTTGATCGTGTCCTTGATGAACTTCACTGAACCGTCGCCAAACAGCACATTCACGCCGCCGGGATGGTGACTGCGGGCG encodes:
- a CDS encoding MotA/TolQ/ExbB proton channel family protein, which gives rise to MSGRSPRSARGRRGRSRSRGGLIASTLAAALLPVALMVAQPTLMFERGWVQFAGVVVYWFGLALLGRILWRLHVEEVGFQRADAWERAADLGEIARSIPPDDPSELARRLRQLAFTHLVISSPPHPRPNAPEASSSDRIGIAGVLPLNSPCVEPAPRHAPPLTRPSLGQLIELNREASALDQERAAGRFALPRYALYLLPVIGFIGTVEGISIALFRMSQVLPTVNDLDGFLAKLAGVTSALQIAFDSTLLALFLSAPLMFVLTLIQRRSEENLARIDQWIVENALPRLSGDDAWAGLSEGLARLERAIERQSHATRATLEALGGGLAPQTERLADAVARLGLGLERFESAAQQLAALQDDLHAIAGLVHQHLAIQRNDHAAQIDALTRLRHATERTAQGVEALAGSLAESFAESTLSAQRQLETTLAGLRDTLEMLHVSIDQGHVLYRSIVKKMTPAHLVSTPGREDAA
- a CDS encoding putative Ig domain-containing protein; translated protein: MRHGRRGRSGGSFEYPSSGEDSFVAVVVTKLTGALLFILILVMGIMALIPRARFESASPPIDAARTVPLAVATRDPLPEAIAGRPYRLTLAHRGGVGGATVWELVGPLPEGLSFDASTATIVGTPTTATETPAPLMLTVADAQESAQAWVSLSVLKAESASVWTKLPPPKRPPAPLTAWLEHGFGFLLIVLITALGWNLLRNLEQWRLSRDDALDLDLDRLATRYRRLRLIVAAFGLTTAAALAGWLMLG